In Solea senegalensis isolate Sse05_10M linkage group LG18, IFAPA_SoseM_1, whole genome shotgun sequence, a single window of DNA contains:
- the star2 gene encoding steroidogenic acute regulatory protein, mitochondrial: MLPAVVKLCCGISYPHLRSTAALQRTAVAVMGQEITHMQRWGQSPQRIRAHAGLNFKEPIPEDTEPALAQKDQQSYVQQGQQAMRKALRMLEDKDGWKVEIKESNGDVICSKVIPGARKVFRLEAVLEASVDELYDLLFARVEEMHKWNSSILHINVLNRVGRDTIITHEVSAERAGNLIGQRDFLSVRHSFKQKSSVYLGGAAIQLESFPPQAGFVRAEDGPTCIIIQALNGDKRKCHFTWLLNMDVKGWLPKSIVNQALPKEQLDFTRNLRRHLTASATQG; the protein is encoded by the exons ATGCTGCCAGCTGTTGTGAAGCTCTGCTGTGGAATCTCCTATCCACACCTGAGGAGTACGGCAG CACTTCAGCGCACAGCTGTGGCAGTGATGGGCCAGGagatcacacacatgcagcgaTGGGGGCAAAGTCCACAGCGCATCAGAGCACATGCAGGTTTGAATTTCAAAG AGCCCATACCAGAAGACACAGAGCCAGCGTTGGCACAAAAGGATCAGCAGTCATATGTGCAACAAGGCCAGCAAGCAATGCGGAAGGCTCTCCGCATGTTGGAGGACAAAGACGGATGGAAGGTCGAAATCAAAGAG agcaATGGAGATGTGATCTGCAGCAAAGTGATTCCAGGGGCCAGGAAGGTCTTCAGGTTGGAGGCGGTTCTGGAGGCCAGTGTGGATGAGCTCTATGACCTCCTGTTTGCCAGAGTGGAGGAGATGCACAAGTGGAACTCGAGCATTCTGCACATCAAC GTCCTGAATCGCGTTGGACGCGACACGATCATCACTCACGAGGTGTCAGCCGAGAGAGCGGGAAACCTGATCGGCCAAAGGGATTTCCTGAGCGTCAGACATAGTTTCAAACAAAAGTCCAGTGTTTATCTCGGAGGAGCAGCCATTCAGCTGGAGTCGTTCCCACCTCAGGCAGGTTTTGTGAG AGCTGAGGATGGACCGACATGCATTATCATACAGGCTCTAAATGGGGACAAGAGGAAATGCCATTTCACATGGCTCCTTAATATGGACGTTAAG GGCTGGCTGCCAAAATCCATTGTCAATCAGGCTTTGCCCAAAGAACAGCTTGATTTCACCAGAAACCTCCGCAGACATCTCACAGCGAGCGCCACCCAGGGCTGA
- the tbata gene encoding protein TBATA yields MSISPHSRGTTGDRSHSQIFQVPLTSELTRTLPRSSGRFGTLSHHSFFSRHNPHPHRMRHIQGLNGRPVCMVRDDWFVSSSLFPHPLLKSRVLRKAAEPSFAFPLVSGHKNKSASFSEAWRDELKELAARVSLCSRAQKDNKEEQPEGDFVRRKTQYSAKTGRIIPLPTKSYQGRFHSQHPAYPQPFHDQDLMVLELLCQILQTDSLSTVQQWLLLAGQREKDLVMGMIKQALDSVDVAGHHLPNFQHQAFNPGASPPLNGPSLDQLWRQPQRTCSNRMGRMSGDNKPDRIGDAEVLEVHTATAHHHHDNDCDMVSFQ; encoded by the exons ATGTCAATAAGCCCACACTCCCGAGGGACGACAGGAGACAGGAGTCATAGTCAAATCTTTCAGGTGCCACTTACCTCAGAATTGACCAGGACTCTGCCCAGGAGCAGTGGACGCTTCGGGACCTTGAGTCATCACTCGTTCTTCTCCCGACACAACCCTCATCCACACAGGATGAGACATATTCAAG GACTCAATGGCAGACCTGTCTGCATGGTGAGAGACGATTGGTTTGTCAGCTCGTCCTTATTTCCTCACCCACTTCTCAAGAGCCGCGTCCTCAGGAAAGCGGCTGAGCCATCCTTTGCGTTTCCACTTGTCAGTGGCCACAAAAACAAGTCAG CCTCGTTCTCAGAGGCATGGAGGGACGAACTTAAAGAACTCGCTGCGAGAGTCAGCTTGTGTTCTCGCGCACAGAAGGACAACAAAGAG GAGCAACCAGAGGGAGACTTTGTCCGTCGGAAGACACAATATTCTGCTAAAACTGGGAGAATCATCCCTCTGCCCACCAAGTCTTACCAGGGCAGATTCCATTCACAACACCCAGCTTATCCTCAGCCCTTTCACGATCAAGACCTCATG GTGTTGGAGCTTCTGTGTCAGATCCTGCAGACCGATTCTTTGTCCACAGTCCAGCAGTGGCTGCTGCTCGCAGGTCAAAGGG AGAAAGACCTGGTGATGGGGATGATCAAACAAGCTCTGGACAGTGTCGACGTCGCAGGCCATCACCTGCCCAACTTCCAACACCAGGCTTTTAATCCCGGTGCATCTCCACCACTGAACGGTCCGTCACTGGATCAGCTGTGGAGACAACCACAGAGAACGTG CTCAAACCGAATGGGTCGAATGTCTGGTGACAACAAACCCG ACAGGATTGGGGATGCAGAGGTCCTTGAAGTCCATACAGCTacagctcatcatcatcacgatAATGACTGTGACATGGTTTCCTTTCAGTGA
- the qrfprb gene encoding pyroglutamylated RF-amide peptide receptor isoform X1 encodes MAAASASSGQGSSKITPEVLQEMLHYYNLSRQQFINTYNIQPLVYVPELPYSAKTTFVVMYVVIFVLALTGNSLVIYIVVKKRAIQTATDIFICSLAVSDLLITFFCIPFTLLQNISSEWFGGVLVCKTVPFVQTTAIVTGILTMTCIAIERYQGIVFPLKMRRQYSSKRAYKMLGLVWIASMIVGSPMLFVQQLEVKYDFLYDHYHVCCQESWHSLTHRQAYTTFIMVALFLLPLAAMLFIYTRIGIELWIRNRVGDSSVLNTMNLREINKISRKKKRAVKMMITIVLLFTICWAPFHTVHMLFEYDDLENKYDAVTVNMIIAIVQAIGFFNSFNNPIVYAFMNENFKKSCVSTLSHCIRKPNQPGVAVVTPKLTVQFIKPQSREAFLESDENNSSSKHAVEKRPSSSSHRRRSLEVEVEKISTIQTDLPATSSLIK; translated from the exons atggcagcagcttcagcatcaTCGGGACAGGGAAGCAGCAAAATAACTCCTGAAGTGCTGCAGGAGATGCTCCACTACTACAACCTGAGCCGCCAGCAGTTCATCAACACCTACAACATCCAGCCGCTCGTCTACGTCCCCGAGTTGCCGTACAGTGCCAAGACCACGTTCGTGGTCATGTACGTGGTCATCTTCGTGCTGGCGCTGACCGGAAACAGTTTGGTCATCTACATAGTTGTGAAGAAACGGGCGATACAGACGGCCACGGACATCTTCATCTGCTCACTGGCGGTCAGCGACCTGCTCATCACTTTCTTCTGCATCCCTTTCACTTTGCTGCAGAACATCTCGTCTGAGTGGTTCGGAG GAGTTCTGGTTTGCAAGACTGTTCCCTTTGTACAGACTACAGCCATAGTGACAGGCATTCTCACAATGACCTGCATTGCCATTGAAAGATACCAGGGCATTGTTTTCCCCCTGAAAATGAGGAGGCAGTACTCATCCAAGAGAGCTTACAAGATGCTAG GACTCGTATGGATCGCCTCGATGATAGTTGGTTCACCCATGTTGTTTGTGCAGCAGCTCGAG GTGAAGTACGACTTCTTGTACGATCACTACCACGTGTGCTGCCAGGAAAGCTGGCACTCTCTGACCCACAGGCAGGCTTACACCACCTTCATCATGGTGGCTCTTTTCCTGCTCCCCCTGGCTGCCATGCTGTTCATTTACACACGCATTGGCATCGAACTGTGGATCCGGAACAGGGTGGGCGACTCGTCCGTCCTCAACACCATGAACCTCAGAGAGATCAATAAGATCTCAAG GAAGAAGAAACGGGCCGTGAAAATGATGATCACCATTGTTCTGTTGTTCACCATTTGCTGGGCGCCGTTCCACACGGTCCACATGCTGTTCGAGTATG ATGACCTGGAGAACAAATACGATGCAGTCACCGTTAACATGATCATCGCCATTGTTCAGGCCATCGGGTTCTTCAACAGCTTCAACAATCCCATCGTGTACGCCTTCATGAACGAGAACTTCAAGAAGAGCTGCGTCTCCACACTCTCCCACTGCATCAGGAAACCGAACCAGCCGGGCGTTGCTGTGGTGACACCTAAACTCACCGTACAGTTCATCAAACCTCAGAGCAGGGAAGCCTTTCTAGAGTCAGACGAGAACAACAGCTCATCGAAGCACGCCGTCGAGAAACGCCCTTCAAGCTCATCACACAGAAGGAGGTCTCTGGAAGTAGAAGTAGAGAAAATCTCCACAATCCAAACAGATCTCCCAGCAACCAGCTCCCTGATCAAATGA
- the qrfprb gene encoding pyroglutamylated RF-amide peptide receptor isoform X2 yields MAAASASSGQGSSKITPEVLQEMLHYYNLSRQQFINTYNIQPLVYVPELPYSAKTTFVVMYVVIFVLALTGNSLVIYIVVKKRAIQTATDIFICSLAVSDLLITFFCIPFTLLQNISSEWFGGLVWIASMIVGSPMLFVQQLEVKYDFLYDHYHVCCQESWHSLTHRQAYTTFIMVALFLLPLAAMLFIYTRIGIELWIRNRVGDSSVLNTMNLREINKISRKKKRAVKMMITIVLLFTICWAPFHTVHMLFEYDDLENKYDAVTVNMIIAIVQAIGFFNSFNNPIVYAFMNENFKKSCVSTLSHCIRKPNQPGVAVVTPKLTVQFIKPQSREAFLESDENNSSSKHAVEKRPSSSSHRRRSLEVEVEKISTIQTDLPATSSLIK; encoded by the exons atggcagcagcttcagcatcaTCGGGACAGGGAAGCAGCAAAATAACTCCTGAAGTGCTGCAGGAGATGCTCCACTACTACAACCTGAGCCGCCAGCAGTTCATCAACACCTACAACATCCAGCCGCTCGTCTACGTCCCCGAGTTGCCGTACAGTGCCAAGACCACGTTCGTGGTCATGTACGTGGTCATCTTCGTGCTGGCGCTGACCGGAAACAGTTTGGTCATCTACATAGTTGTGAAGAAACGGGCGATACAGACGGCCACGGACATCTTCATCTGCTCACTGGCGGTCAGCGACCTGCTCATCACTTTCTTCTGCATCCCTTTCACTTTGCTGCAGAACATCTCGTCTGAGTGGTTCGGAG GACTCGTATGGATCGCCTCGATGATAGTTGGTTCACCCATGTTGTTTGTGCAGCAGCTCGAG GTGAAGTACGACTTCTTGTACGATCACTACCACGTGTGCTGCCAGGAAAGCTGGCACTCTCTGACCCACAGGCAGGCTTACACCACCTTCATCATGGTGGCTCTTTTCCTGCTCCCCCTGGCTGCCATGCTGTTCATTTACACACGCATTGGCATCGAACTGTGGATCCGGAACAGGGTGGGCGACTCGTCCGTCCTCAACACCATGAACCTCAGAGAGATCAATAAGATCTCAAG GAAGAAGAAACGGGCCGTGAAAATGATGATCACCATTGTTCTGTTGTTCACCATTTGCTGGGCGCCGTTCCACACGGTCCACATGCTGTTCGAGTATG ATGACCTGGAGAACAAATACGATGCAGTCACCGTTAACATGATCATCGCCATTGTTCAGGCCATCGGGTTCTTCAACAGCTTCAACAATCCCATCGTGTACGCCTTCATGAACGAGAACTTCAAGAAGAGCTGCGTCTCCACACTCTCCCACTGCATCAGGAAACCGAACCAGCCGGGCGTTGCTGTGGTGACACCTAAACTCACCGTACAGTTCATCAAACCTCAGAGCAGGGAAGCCTTTCTAGAGTCAGACGAGAACAACAGCTCATCGAAGCACGCCGTCGAGAAACGCCCTTCAAGCTCATCACACAGAAGGAGGTCTCTGGAAGTAGAAGTAGAGAAAATCTCCACAATCCAAACAGATCTCCCAGCAACCAGCTCCCTGATCAAATGA
- the polr3a gene encoding DNA-directed RNA polymerase III subunit RPC1 encodes MVKEQFRETDVAKKISHICFGMKSPEQMRQQAHIQVVSKNLYSQDTKRTPLPYGVLDHRMGTSEKDRPCLTCGKNLADCLGHYGYLDLELPCFHVGYFKAIIGILQMICKTCSSIMLTKDEKLQFIDFLKRPSLTYLQKRGLKKKISDKCRKRTICLNCSAFNGPVKKCGLLKIIHEKYKTTKKVVDSFVSEFMQSFDIAIEHNKIMEPLLTRAQENLNPLVALNLFKRIPQEDIPLLLMNPETGKPADLILTRLLVPPLCIRPSVVSDLKSGTNEDDLTMKLTEIIFLNDVIKKHRMTGAKTQMIMEDWDFLQLQCALYINSELSGIPLNMAPKKWTRGFVQRLKGKQGRFRGNLSGKRVDFSGRTVISPDPNLRIDEVAVPVHVAKILTYPERVNKANLELMRKLVRNGPDVHPGANFIQNRHTQMKRFLKYGNREKIAQELRFGDVVERHLIDGDIVLFNRQPSLHKLSIMAHIARVKPHRTFRFNECVCTPYNADFDGDEMNLHLPQTEEAKAEALVLMGTKANLVTPRNGEPLIAAIQDFLTGAYLLTLKDTFFDRAKACQIVASILVGKDEKVRVSLPHPAIMKPMALWTGKQIFSLILKPSKECPVMANLRTKGKQYCGKGEDLCHNDSFVVIHNSELMCGSMDKGTLGSGSKNNIFYILLRDWGQLEAANAMSRLARLAPVYLSNRGFSIGIGDVTPGQGLLKAKQDLLDDGYKKCDEYIEALDTGKLQQQPGCSAEETLEALILRELSVIRDRAGSACLRELDKSNSPLIMALCGSKGSFINISQMIACVGQQAISGSRVPNGFENRSLPHFEKHSKLPAAKGFVADSFYSGLTPTEFFFHTMAGREGLVDTAVKTAETGYMQRRLVKSLEDLCSQYDLTVRSSTGDIIQFIYGGDGLDPAVMEGKDEPLEFKRVLDNIRAVYSCPEEPSLSQNELVLTADAVMKREDFLCCRQSFLEEIKKFIKSISERIKKTRDKYGINDNGTSEPKVLYQLDRITPTQLEKFLQTCRDKYMRAQMEPGSAVGALCAQSIGEPGTQMTLKTFHFAGVASMNITLGVPRIKEIINASKNISTPIITAHLDVEDDADFARLVKGRIEKTLLGEISEYIEEVFLPDDCFILVKLSLERIRLLRLEVNAETVRYSICMSKLRVKPGDIAVHGEAVVCVSPRENNKSSMYYVLQSLKEELPKVVVQGIPEVARAVIHIDEQSGKNKYKLLVEGDNLRAVMATHGVNGSRTTSNNTFEVEKTLGIEAARSTIINEIQYTMVNHGMSIDRRHVMLLADLMSYKGEILGITRFGLAKMKESVLMLASFEKTADHLFDAAYFGQKDSVCGVSECIIMGIPMNIGTGLFKLLHKADKDPSPVKRPLLFDNTDFHIPLLT; translated from the exons GGAATGAAGTCTCCTGAGCAGATGCGTCAGCAGGCTCACATCCAGGTGGTCAGTAAAAATCTGTACAGCCAAGACACAAAACGCACTCCACTGCCCTATGGAGTGTTGGACCACCGTATG ggTACCAGTGAAAAAGACCGCCCATGTCTGACTTGTGGAAAGAATCTGGCAGATTGTTTGGGGCACTATGGCTACCTGGATCTGGagctgccatgttttcatgttggcTATTTCAAAGCCATCATAGGAATTTTGCAG ATGATTTGCAAGACGTGTTCAAGCATAATGTTGACCAAAGACGAGAAGCTGCAGTTCATTGATTTCTTGAAGCGGCCTAGCCTGACCTATCTCCAGAAACGAGGTTTGAAGAAGAAGATCTCTGACAAATGCCGCAAAAGGACAATTTGTCTGAACTGTTCTGCTTTTAATG GACCAGTGAAAAAGTGTGGCCTGCTTAAGATCATCCACGAGAAGTATAAAACGACCAAGAAGGTGGTGGATTCTTTTGTGTCAGAGTTCATGCAGTCATTTGATATTGCCATCGAACACAACAAAATCATGGAGCCTCTGCTGACCAGAGCACAG GAAAACTTGAACCCTCTCGTGGCACTGAACCTCTTCAAAAGGATTCCCCAAGAAGACATTCCCTTGCTTCTGATGAATCCCGAGACTGGTAAACCTGCTGATCTCATCCTCACCCGCCTCCTGGTGCCGCCTCTGTGCATACGACCCTCTGTGGTCAGTGACCTGAAGTCGGGGACCAACGAGGACGACCTCACCATGAAGCTCACAGAGATAATCTTCCTCAACGATGTTATCAAAAAG CATCGTATGACAGGGGCGAAGACTCAGATGATCATGGAGGACTGGGACTTCCTCCAGCTGCAGTGTGCTCTCTACATCAACAGCGAGCTTTCTGGCATCCCTCTCAACATGGCACCTAAGAAATGGACCAGAGGATTCGTGCAGAGACTCAAGGGGAAGCAAG GTCGGTTCAGAGGAAACCTCTCAGGTAAAAGAGTGGACTTCTCTGGCAGAACTGTCATTTCTCCTGACCCAAATCTGAGGATCGACGAAGTGGCTGTCCCAGTACATGTGGCTAAAATCCTGACTTATCCAGAGAGG GTGAACAAAGCTAATCTGGAACTAATGAGGAAACTCGTTCGCAACGGTCCTGATGTTCACCCCGGAGCCAACTTTATTCAGAATCgtcacacacagatgaaaag gtTCCTGAAATATGGAAATCGTGAGAAGATTGCTCAAGAGCTGAGATTTGGTGATGTGGTTGAAAGGCACTTAATTGATGGAGACATCGTTCTCTTCAATCGACAACCCTCTTTGCATAAACTCAGCATCATGGCTCATATt GCCAGGGTAAAACCTCACAGGACTTTTAGGTTCAATGAGTGTGTATGCACGCCCTACAACGCTGACTTTGATGGAGATGAAATGAACCTCCATCTGCCTCAGACCGAGGAAGCTAAAGCTGAGGCCCTGGTCCTGATGGGG ACAAAAGCAAATCTTGTTACGCCACGAAATGGGGAACCTCTGATTGCTGCTATTCAAGACTTTCTAACGG GGGCCTACCTCTTAACTCTGAAGGACACCTTCTTTGACAGAGCAAAGGCTTGTCAGATAGTGGCATCAATCCTGGTGGGAAAAGATGAAAAAGTCAGAGTCTCTCTCCCGCACCCGGCCATAATGAAG CCCATGGCTCTGTGGACGGGCAAGCAAATCTTCAGCCTCATTTTGAAGCCAAGTAAAGAATGTCCAGTCATGGCCAACCTGCGAACCAAGGGTAAACAGTATTGTGGAAAGGGGGAGGATCTCTGTCACAACGACTCAT TTGTGGTGATCCACAACAGTGAGCTGATGTGTGGCAGCATGGACAAGGGCACCTTGGGATCTGGCTCCAAAAACAACATCTTCTACATCCTGCTGAGAGACTGGGGACAGCTGGAGGCTGCCAATGCCATGTCCCGTCTGGCGAGACTCGCACcggtgtatttgt CCAACCGGGGCTTTTCCATTGGCATTGGTGATGTAACACCTGGCCAGGGTCTGCTGAAGGCCAAGCAGGACCTGCTGGATGATGGTTACAAGAAGTGTGATGAATATATCGAAGCCTTAGATACTGGCaagttgcagcagcagccaggttGCTCGGCAGAAGAGACCCTGGAG gctCTCATTTTGAGAGAACTGTCTGTCATTAGAGACCGAGCTGGCAGCGCCTGCCTCAGGGAGCTCGACAAGAGCAACAGCCCTCTGATCATGGCTCTTTGTGGCTCAAAAG GGTCGTTCATTAATATCTCTCAGATGATTGCCTGTGTGGGACAGCAGGCCATAAGTGGCTCTCGTGTACCTAATGGTTTTGAGAATCGCTCCCTGCCTCATTTTGAGAAGCACTCAAAG CTGCCTGCAGCTAAAGGCTTTGTGGCCGACAGCTTCTATTCAGGCCTGACCCCTACAGAGTTCTTCTTCCACACTATGGCTGGTCGAGAGGGTTTAGTGGACACTGCTGTGAAAACTGCAGAGACTGGATATATGCAG AGGCGATTGGTGAAGTCCCTGGAGGATTTGTGCTCACAGTATGACCTGACAGTACGCAGCTCCACGGGCGACATCATTCAGTTTATTTATGGCGGTGACGGTCTGGACCCGGCTGTGATGGAGGGAAAGGATGAGCCACTGGAATTTAAGAgagttttggacaacatacga GCAGTCTACTCATGTCCAGAGGAGCCTTCACTCAGTCAGAACGAGCTGGTCCTCACGGCCGATGCTGTTATGAAGAGAGAGGACTTCTTGTGCTGCAGGCAAAGCTTCTTGGAG GAGATAAAAAAGTTCATTAAGAGCATCTCAGAAAGGATAAAGAAGACAAGAGACAAGTACGGCATCAACGACAACGGCACCAGCGAG CCAAAGGTTCTCTATCAGCTGGACCGCATTACTCCCACTCAGCTGGAGAAGTTCCTTCAAACCTGCAGAGACAAGTACATGAG AGCACAGATGGAGCCAGGCTCAGCAGTGGGTGCCTTGTGTGCGCAGAGTATTGGAGAGCCTGGCACCCAGATGACCCTGAAAACCTTCCACTTTGCTGGCGTAGCATCCATGAACATCACACTGGGAGTGCCTCGCATCAAGGAGATCATCAATGCCTCCAAGAACATTAG CACTCCGATTATCACGGCACATTTGGATGTAGAAGATGACGCCGACTTTGCCCGACTCGTGAAGGGAAGGATCGAGAAAACTCTTCTCGGAGAG ATTTCGGAGTACATCGAAGAGGTTTTTCTACCGGATGACTGCTTCATCCTGGTCAAATTATCACTGGAGAGGATAAGGCTGCTGCGACTGGAG gTGAATGCAGAGACGGTGCGGTACTCCATCTGCATGTCGAAGCTGCGAGTGAAGCCAGGAGACATTGCAGTGCACGGGGaggcagtggtgtgtgtgtccccgagagaaaacaacaaaagctcCATGTATTATGTGCTGCAGTCATTAAAAGAGGAGCTTCCTAAG GTGGTGGTTCAGGGAATACCAGAGGTGGCCCGAGCTGTCATTCACATCGACGAGCAGAGCGGCAAGAACAAGTATAAACTCCTTGTGGAGGGAGACAACCTGAGAGCTGTCATGGCAACACATGGCGTGAATGGAAGCAGGACCACTTCGAACAATACATTCGAG GTTGAGAAGACCTTGGGCATTGAGGCTGCTCGATCCACAATCATTAATGAGATTCAGTACACCATGGTGAATCATGGAATGAGCATTGACCGACGACACGTCATGCTCCTCGCAGATCTCATGTCTTACAAG GGGGAGATACTGGGAATCACCAGGTTCGGTTTAGCCAAAATGAAGGAAAGCGTGCTCATGCTGGCCTCCTTCGAGAAAACAGCCGATCATCTCTTTGACGCCGCCTACTTTGGACAAAAGGACTCAGTTTGTG GTGTGTCTGAGTGCATCATCATGGGGATTCCAATGAATATTGGAACAGGACTGTTTAAACTCCTGCACAAGGCTGACAAGGATCCTTCTCCTGTCAAACGGCCTCTGTTGTTTGACAACACAGACTTCCATATACCTCTCCTCACGTAG